A section of the Candidatus Omnitrophota bacterium genome encodes:
- a CDS encoding thioesterase family protein has protein sequence MEKRIFFHDTDSGGIVYYGNYLKYLEEARTEFLEKKGLSVAEFYARGLLYAVSQCTIFYRSPARYGEVLLCDAKLTKATAVKLVFDQTIHEKKTGRLVAEAEVTLVCLNKEFRPTAMPDDLKEILER, from the coding sequence ATGGAGAAACGCATATTCTTTCATGATACCGATTCAGGTGGCATTGTTTATTACGGAAATTATTTGAAATATCTCGAGGAAGCACGTACCGAATTTTTGGAAAAAAAAGGCTTAAGTGTCGCCGAGTTTTACGCGCGCGGGCTTTTGTACGCGGTAAGCCAATGCACGATTTTTTATCGCAGTCCGGCCCGCTACGGTGAAGTGCTTTTGTGTGATGCCAAATTAACAAAAGCAACGGCCGTAAAATTAGTTTTTGACCAAACCATCCATGAGAAAAAGACCGGGCGTTTAGTCGCGGAAGCCGAAGTAACGCTCGTTTGCCTGAACAAAGAATTCCGCCCGACCGCTATGCCGGATGACCTAAAAGAGATCCTTGAGCGCTGA
- the gatC gene encoding Asp-tRNA(Asn)/Glu-tRNA(Gln) amidotransferase subunit GatC: MLSKDEVRSIAHLSRVHLQDDEIQKLTKDLEQILHYIDQLSQVDVSKVEPTSHVLPLKNVFREDIVKPSLAQSEALKISVSQHNGSFKVPQVIE, translated from the coding sequence ATGCTTTCAAAAGACGAAGTCCGCTCCATCGCACACTTATCGCGCGTCCATTTACAAGACGATGAGATCCAAAAACTAACCAAAGATCTCGAGCAGATCCTTCATTATATTGATCAGTTAAGCCAAGTTGACGTCTCAAAAGTTGAACCAACCAGTCATGTCTTACCGCTAAAAAATGTTTTCCGCGAAGATATTGTTAAGCCGTCGCTGGCACAAAGCGAGGCATTAAAGATTTCCGTATCGCAACACAATGGCTCATTTAAAGTCCCGCAGGTAATCGAATGA
- the gatA gene encoding Asp-tRNA(Asn)/Glu-tRNA(Gln) amidotransferase subunit GatA, translating into MNLNELTAHELLELLKAKKTNAQEIFSSFRQQIQKVDGRVKAFVRLHEQDNKENSTNGKLAGIPIAIKDNICINGAETTCASHILKGFKPPYDATVIEKLKKSGTNFLGQVNMDEFAFGSSTENSHYGPTHNPWNLDHVPGGSSGGSAAAVAAHETPWALGSDTGGSIRQPASFCGVVGLKPTYGRVSRYGLIAFASSLDQIGPITKDVYDCALLLNIISGHDEKDSTSAEIPVTDFTAKLDGNVKGLRIGIPKEYFIEGLDKEVHGATTAAIEQLKKMGASFKEVSLPHTSFAVATYYIVATAEASSNLARFDGVQYGLRQQPKATRRSALIDMYEETRDAGFGAEAKRRIMLGTYSLSAGYYDAYYLRGQKVRTLIKNDFDKVFTEFDAVISPTSPTTAFRIGEKSSDPLSMYLSDIYTISANLAGIPAISIPCGFGKNNLPIGLQLMTKPFDEETLLRIAFSYEQNTNWHKQKVSL; encoded by the coding sequence ATGAACCTCAATGAACTAACCGCTCATGAGCTTCTAGAGCTTTTAAAAGCGAAAAAAACGAACGCCCAAGAGATCTTTTCATCGTTTAGGCAACAGATCCAAAAAGTTGACGGAAGAGTGAAAGCCTTTGTGCGGCTTCACGAGCAGGACAATAAAGAAAATTCTACGAATGGAAAGTTAGCCGGAATTCCTATCGCCATCAAAGATAATATTTGCATCAACGGTGCCGAGACAACCTGCGCTTCACATATCCTTAAAGGTTTTAAACCGCCGTACGATGCCACCGTTATTGAAAAACTTAAAAAATCCGGAACAAACTTTTTAGGCCAAGTGAACATGGACGAATTTGCGTTCGGCTCTTCAACCGAAAATTCTCATTATGGCCCGACGCACAATCCCTGGAATCTTGATCATGTTCCTGGCGGCTCCAGCGGCGGCTCCGCCGCCGCCGTCGCCGCCCACGAAACTCCGTGGGCTTTAGGCTCCGATACCGGAGGCTCTATCCGTCAACCGGCATCTTTTTGCGGCGTGGTCGGTTTAAAACCAACGTACGGACGCGTTTCGCGTTACGGACTTATCGCGTTTGCATCCAGCCTTGATCAAATCGGGCCGATCACCAAAGACGTTTACGACTGCGCTTTATTGTTAAATATTATTTCCGGGCATGATGAAAAAGATTCCACCTCCGCCGAAATCCCAGTTACAGATTTCACCGCAAAACTTGACGGAAATGTTAAGGGCCTTCGTATTGGAATTCCCAAAGAATATTTTATTGAAGGGCTTGATAAAGAAGTCCATGGTGCCACCACCGCCGCCATTGAACAGTTAAAGAAAATGGGCGCAAGCTTCAAAGAAGTTTCCTTGCCGCACACCTCATTCGCGGTTGCAACGTATTATATTGTAGCAACGGCCGAAGCAAGCTCGAATTTAGCGCGTTTTGACGGCGTACAATACGGATTGCGCCAGCAACCTAAAGCCACGCGGCGGTCAGCTTTGATCGACATGTATGAAGAAACAAGGGACGCTGGGTTTGGCGCGGAAGCAAAACGGCGCATTATGCTGGGAACATATTCGCTTTCCGCCGGATATTATGACGCTTATTATCTGCGCGGGCAAAAAGTAAGAACGCTTATCAAAAATGATTTTGATAAAGTTTTTACGGAATTTGACGCGGTTATTTCACCCACATCGCCGACAACGGCCTTCCGCATCGGAGAAAAATCGTCCGACCCATTATCCATGTATCTTTCGGATATTTATACCATCTCGGCTAATTTAGCCGGTATTCCGGCAATTTCTATTCCGTGCGGATTTGGGAAAAATAATTTACCCATCGGATTACAGCTAATGACAAAACCTTTTGACGAAGAAACATTATTGCGCATCGCTTTTTCTTATGAGCAAAATACAAATTGGCACAAACAAAAAGTATCGTTATGA
- the gatB gene encoding Asp-tRNA(Asn)/Glu-tRNA(Gln) amidotransferase subunit GatB, with the protein MTEFETVIGLEVHLQFNTATKIFCGCANQFGQAPNSQTCPVCLGLPGTLPVFNKKALDYAIKVALALNCSINPYIKFDRKNYYYPDLPKGYQISQYDLPIANHGFLMVKTGNELKKINIKRAHLEEDAGKLIHDASNNCSLVDYNRTGTPLMEIVSDPDMRTPQEAYDYLTTLKLTLQYLDVSDCDMEKGSLRCDANVSLRKKGDKELGVKTEIKNLNSFKAVKAALEFEEKRQEKMILAGERIIQETRLWDDAKEMTNSMRSKEEAHDYRYFPEPDLVPFIAGQNVIDTIKNSMPELPPQKFDRFVKQYGLSEYDANVLIQDKKLSAFFEKCAAKSNLTKKVCNWIIGPLMSELNSRKKDINAISLTPENLISLIEKVEDATISNLTAKDILPLLIDSGKTAEQIIQEKGLAQVSDDSALEKIVDEVISENASIVQQIKQGKESAMGFLVGQSMKKTAGKANPKKIGDIIKRRLTNV; encoded by the coding sequence ATGACCGAATTTGAAACAGTAATAGGGCTAGAGGTCCACTTGCAATTTAACACCGCCACAAAAATATTTTGCGGCTGTGCTAATCAATTCGGGCAAGCTCCTAATTCTCAAACCTGTCCGGTTTGCCTCGGGCTTCCCGGGACTTTGCCCGTGTTTAATAAAAAAGCCTTAGATTATGCCATCAAAGTCGCTCTGGCCTTAAATTGCTCCATTAATCCTTACATTAAATTCGACCGGAAGAATTATTATTATCCCGATCTCCCCAAAGGCTATCAAATATCGCAATACGATCTGCCGATCGCCAATCACGGATTTTTGATGGTTAAAACCGGGAACGAGCTTAAAAAGATCAATATCAAGCGCGCGCACTTGGAAGAAGACGCCGGAAAGCTTATTCACGACGCGTCGAATAACTGTAGCCTCGTGGATTATAACCGCACCGGAACACCTCTCATGGAGATCGTCAGCGATCCGGATATGCGCACGCCCCAAGAAGCTTACGATTACTTAACAACGCTCAAACTTACGCTGCAATATTTAGACGTGTCCGATTGCGATATGGAAAAGGGAAGCTTGCGCTGCGACGCCAATGTCTCTCTTCGAAAAAAAGGTGATAAAGAGCTCGGCGTTAAAACAGAGATCAAAAATCTCAATTCCTTCAAAGCCGTTAAAGCGGCTCTGGAATTTGAGGAAAAGCGTCAAGAAAAAATGATCTTAGCCGGGGAGCGCATCATTCAGGAAACCCGCCTTTGGGACGACGCCAAGGAGATGACCAATTCCATGCGCAGTAAAGAAGAAGCGCATGATTACCGTTATTTTCCGGAACCGGACTTGGTTCCGTTTATCGCCGGACAAAACGTGATCGACACTATTAAGAATTCCATGCCGGAACTTCCTCCGCAAAAATTTGACCGTTTTGTCAAACAGTACGGCTTATCCGAATACGACGCCAATGTCCTTATTCAAGATAAAAAGTTGTCCGCGTTCTTTGAGAAATGCGCCGCAAAATCTAATTTAACAAAAAAAGTCTGCAACTGGATCATCGGCCCATTAATGAGTGAACTGAATTCCAGAAAAAAAGACATCAACGCGATCAGCTTAACTCCCGAAAACCTTATTTCTCTTATCGAGAAAGTAGAAGACGCCACCATCAGCAATTTAACCGCTAAAGATATTTTACCGCTTTTGATCGATTCGGGAAAAACGGCCGAGCAAATTATCCAAGAAAAAGGATTAGCACAAGTTTCAGACGACAGCGCCTTAGAAAAAATTGTCGATGAAGTTATTTCAGAGAACGCGTCCATTGTTCAACAGATCAAACAGGGAAAAGAAAGCGCCATGGGTTTTCTGGTCGGCCAATCAATGAAAAAAACCGCCGGAAAAGCCAACCCTAAAAAGATCGGTGATATCATTAAAAGGAGGCTTACCAATGTTTAA
- a CDS encoding S41 family peptidase — MFKRFSVIPLSILLLAILIGPAICQIDQKAKDDLYQQVELFSYALTTVQSEYAEEPAAKDLIYGSLKGMLASLDPHSQFLSPDDYKELKTETEGKFGGLGIEISVRDGLLTVITPLEDTPAWKVGLKPGDKIVKIEDELTRDMTLDDAVKKLRGKPGTDVNITILRESEFKIHEFKITREIIHVQDVKDPMILEDTIGYVRLAEFREDSAKDFHKALMQIKDQGADSLILDLRNNPGGLLNVAIDITQEFLPEGMVVVSTKGRHPSLNTETKSTNKSTDFTTLPIVVLINEGSASGSEILAGALKDNKRAIILGEKSFGKGSVQSVVPLPDGSALRLTTSKYFTPSGVSIHNVGIIPDIVVAKIFKDETEGSPEKSLKENVDKIFNNIEENGAQEKSKEPEGATVQEGDKPAETKEAKEVKEPEAKKKLLEDNQVQSAISVLKGIKVYTKLKNP; from the coding sequence ATGTTTAAGCGGTTTTCCGTTATTCCACTCTCGATTCTTCTTTTGGCCATTTTGATCGGCCCGGCCATTTGCCAAATTGACCAAAAAGCCAAAGACGACCTTTACCAACAAGTTGAGCTTTTTAGTTATGCCCTCACAACCGTTCAATCGGAATATGCCGAAGAGCCTGCCGCCAAAGACCTTATTTACGGATCTTTAAAGGGAATGCTGGCCTCACTTGATCCGCACAGCCAATTTCTTTCTCCGGATGATTACAAAGAACTCAAAACAGAAACCGAAGGGAAATTCGGCGGGCTGGGCATTGAAATATCTGTGCGCGACGGGCTTTTAACCGTTATCACGCCACTAGAAGACACCCCGGCGTGGAAAGTCGGATTAAAACCGGGAGATAAGATCGTTAAAATAGAAGACGAATTAACCCGCGACATGACGCTCGATGATGCTGTTAAGAAATTACGCGGCAAACCTGGAACCGATGTCAATATAACGATCTTGCGCGAATCCGAATTCAAAATTCACGAATTCAAGATCACCCGCGAGATCATCCATGTCCAAGACGTCAAAGACCCCATGATCTTAGAAGACACCATCGGCTACGTGCGATTGGCCGAATTCAGAGAAGATTCCGCCAAAGATTTTCATAAAGCCCTAATGCAAATAAAAGACCAGGGAGCCGACAGCCTCATTTTGGATCTGCGCAATAATCCCGGTGGGCTTTTGAATGTCGCCATTGACATTACCCAAGAATTTTTACCGGAAGGAATGGTTGTCGTTTCCACCAAAGGCCGCCATCCATCCTTGAATACTGAAACAAAATCAACGAACAAAAGCACCGACTTTACCACGCTTCCGATCGTGGTTTTGATCAATGAGGGAAGCGCTTCGGGAAGCGAGATCTTGGCAGGAGCTTTAAAAGATAATAAGCGCGCCATTATTTTGGGCGAGAAATCATTCGGAAAAGGGTCCGTTCAATCAGTCGTCCCACTGCCTGACGGCTCGGCACTTCGTTTAACGACCAGCAAATATTTTACGCCATCGGGAGTTTCGATCCATAATGTCGGGATCATCCCGGATATCGTCGTTGCTAAGATCTTTAAAGACGAGACGGAAGGATCTCCCGAAAAAAGCCTTAAAGAAAACGTCGATAAAATATTTAACAACATTGAAGAGAACGGCGCGCAAGAAAAATCAAAAGAGCCTGAAGGCGCCACGGTTCAAGAAGGCGACAAGCCTGCCGAAACAAAAGAAGCAAAAGAAGTAAAAGAACCGGAAGCCAAGAAAAAGCTTTTAGAGGATAATCAGGTGCAAAGCGCTATCAGCGTTCTTAAAGGCATCAAAGTTTATACAAAACTTAAAAACCCGTAA
- a CDS encoding divergent polysaccharide deacetylase family protein, with amino-acid sequence MAPLSRGPNIKDVIIGVLLFVIALQGFLLFSTQKKKAPHKKRPAITKPLAAKPKPQKTIGNIVIIIDDWGYSIDRCSHLRKIKSPVTVSILPNLEYSTEIAACAHHNGKEVMLHLPMEPHKFFEQYPKGYLISSNMSKAQVESIISRALDNVPYVSGVNNHMGSRITESKRIMPIVFDALKKKNLFFVDSFVTAKSVCAKIAAEMKMPFAQRNIFLDNENKREYIEGQFAQLAQEAREKGSAIAIGHDRELSLEIIAEQTELLEKQGFKFITVAEYLSLR; translated from the coding sequence ATGGCGCCACTTTCACGCGGACCAAACATCAAAGATGTCATTATCGGAGTTCTGCTTTTCGTCATTGCTCTCCAGGGGTTTTTGCTTTTTTCCACACAAAAGAAAAAGGCTCCTCATAAGAAAAGGCCCGCTATCACCAAGCCTTTAGCCGCAAAGCCAAAACCTCAGAAAACAATCGGGAATATCGTCATTATCATTGACGACTGGGGATACAGCATCGACCGCTGTTCTCATTTGCGAAAGATAAAATCGCCGGTGACCGTATCTATTCTTCCTAATCTTGAGTACAGCACCGAAATAGCCGCCTGCGCGCACCATAACGGCAAAGAAGTCATGCTGCATCTTCCCATGGAACCGCATAAATTTTTTGAACAATATCCAAAAGGCTATCTGATCTCCTCAAATATGAGCAAGGCGCAAGTGGAATCCATTATCAGCAGAGCGCTCGACAATGTTCCGTATGTTTCCGGTGTCAATAACCATATGGGCTCACGGATCACAGAGAGCAAGCGCATTATGCCTATTGTCTTTGACGCTTTGAAAAAGAAGAATTTGTTTTTTGTCGATAGCTTTGTCACCGCAAAGTCCGTTTGCGCGAAAATAGCCGCGGAAATGAAAATGCCGTTCGCGCAACGAAACATCTTCCTCGACAACGAGAACAAACGCGAATATATCGAAGGGCAATTCGCCCAGCTCGCCCAAGAAGCGCGAGAAAAAGGATCTGCTATCGCCATAGGGCACGACAGGGAATTGTCACTAGAAATTATCGCGGAACAAACCGAACTTTTAGAAAAACAAGGTTTTAAATTTATCACGGTCGCCGAATACCTTAGCTTAAGATGA
- the tsaD gene encoding tRNA (adenosine(37)-N6)-threonylcarbamoyltransferase complex transferase subunit TsaD, whose product MNILGIETSCDETAAAIVSNGRKILSNIVTSSLKEHKKYGGIIPEIASRRQIELINLVVQRALDQAKLTLNNVNAIAVTTKPGLIGSLLVGISFARALSFAAKKPLIEVDHIKAHLYANFLEGINALSENAPLNKQRPKLPALGLVVSGGHSSLFHIRSFKDYRLLGETRDDAVGETFDKVARMMELGYPGGPVIDRLARTGENTEIHFSCADLPKTLDFSFSGIKTAVLYYVRDHKMKKDFSPEKIAFAFQDSVTTVLVNKSLRLCKEMKIPTLLIGGGVAANSMLRKKLSVESKKQNIRVFLPSLGLCMDNAAMIAGLGYHLI is encoded by the coding sequence ATGAATATCTTAGGAATAGAAACATCGTGTGATGAAACCGCCGCCGCCATTGTTTCCAACGGCCGCAAAATCCTCTCCAATATTGTCACCTCAAGCTTGAAGGAACATAAGAAATACGGCGGCATTATCCCTGAGATCGCCTCTCGACGGCAGATCGAGCTCATCAATTTGGTTGTTCAACGCGCTTTAGATCAAGCAAAACTGACTTTAAATAACGTTAATGCCATTGCCGTCACCACAAAACCCGGCTTGATCGGTTCGCTTTTAGTCGGAATTTCTTTTGCCCGGGCATTATCCTTTGCGGCAAAAAAACCTCTTATTGAAGTGGATCATATCAAGGCTCATCTTTACGCCAATTTTCTTGAAGGAATAAACGCTTTGAGTGAAAACGCGCCGCTCAACAAACAACGGCCCAAATTACCGGCTTTAGGATTAGTTGTTTCCGGCGGTCATTCCAGCCTTTTTCATATCAGATCATTTAAAGACTATCGTCTTTTAGGAGAAACGCGTGACGATGCAGTGGGGGAAACATTCGACAAAGTTGCGCGTATGATGGAGCTAGGTTATCCGGGAGGCCCGGTGATCGACCGGTTGGCGAGGACAGGAGAAAATACCGAGATCCATTTTTCCTGTGCTGACCTTCCAAAAACTTTGGATTTTAGTTTTAGCGGAATTAAGACAGCTGTGCTATATTATGTTCGCGACCACAAAATGAAGAAAGATTTTTCTCCTGAGAAGATCGCATTCGCGTTTCAAGATAGCGTAACAACCGTACTGGTGAATAAATCTTTACGGCTGTGCAAAGAGATGAAAATACCCACTCTTCTCATCGGGGGAGGCGTCGCGGCAAACTCCATGTTACGAAAAAAACTTTCAGTCGAAAGCAAAAAACAGAATATCCGCGTTTTTTTACCGTCGCTGGGTCTTTGCATGGACAACGCGGCCATGATCGCCGGTTTAGGATACCATCTTATTTAG
- a CDS encoding MgtC/SapB family protein: protein MTGEILDTLIKIVLSVVLSGFIGAEREIRHKGAGLRTHILVGVGSTLIVLTSFHVSDMYKDIIFVDPSRMIAGVVTGIGFLCAGTIFRSEAQITGLTTSASVWIVSGIGIAVGCGDFSAAIVVTAVVFLVLIGLRSLEKKLQNFNYLI from the coding sequence TTGACAGGAGAAATTCTTGACACACTTATTAAAATCGTTTTAAGCGTTGTCTTGTCGGGCTTTATCGGGGCAGAGCGCGAAATACGGCATAAAGGCGCCGGCCTTCGAACCCATATCTTAGTTGGCGTCGGTTCAACGTTGATCGTCCTAACATCCTTTCACGTTTCGGATATGTATAAAGATATTATTTTCGTCGATCCCTCGCGCATGATCGCGGGTGTAGTTACCGGCATCGGATTTTTATGCGCCGGAACGATCTTTCGTAGCGAAGCGCAGATCACAGGGCTAACAACTTCCGCCAGTGTCTGGATCGTTTCCGGGATAGGGATCGCGGTCGGCTGCGGCGACTTTAGCGCGGCGATCGTCGTGACCGCGGTTGTCTTTTTAGTTTTGATCGGGCTTCGTTCGCTGGAAAAGAAACTTCAAAATTTCAATTATTTGATCTAA
- a CDS encoding polymer-forming cytoskeletal protein, protein MAMLRDRKDQGERIVEISAKMQGTLSFKDSVNLKITGRFEGTLETRGTLTIGETASVEAHITGENIVVAGKIKGDVTAKKMLVLMPTAVLNGNIATPKLNIVEGAIFHGKCQMFEDSLDVDELSKYLEIEINAILELANSGKIPAMKNGNAWRFERTKIDEWAASERVK, encoded by the coding sequence ATGGCCATGTTAAGAGACAGAAAAGACCAGGGGGAAAGGATCGTTGAGATCAGCGCCAAAATGCAAGGGACGCTTTCCTTTAAAGATTCCGTGAATTTAAAAATTACCGGACGTTTTGAAGGAACTCTGGAAACCAGAGGAACGCTCACCATCGGCGAAACCGCCTCTGTCGAAGCGCACATCACCGGAGAGAATATTGTCGTTGCCGGAAAGATCAAAGGCGATGTGACCGCCAAGAAAATGCTTGTCTTAATGCCAACGGCCGTTTTAAACGGGAATATCGCCACGCCAAAGCTTAATATCGTGGAGGGCGCCATTTTCCACGGAAAATGCCAGATGTTCGAAGACTCCTTAGACGTCGATGAATTGTCAAAATATCTAGAGATCGAGATCAATGCGATCTTAGAGCTCGCCAATTCCGGAAAGATCCCCGCCATGAAAAACGGCAATGCCTGGCGGTTTGAACGCACCAAGATCGACGAGTGGGCCGCCTCGGAAAGAGTAAAATAA
- a CDS encoding helix-turn-helix domain-containing protein: MSDQFISVRETAQLLGTTEKKIMDLVEKNELQAYRIAGQFLRLKKSEILALKSKGTVAVETAQIAYTPAERLRDFIYFNDFYILAVAVILILLYIIFYVV; this comes from the coding sequence ATGTCCGATCAATTTATCTCGGTTCGTGAAACAGCCCAGCTTTTAGGCACCACCGAGAAAAAAATCATGGATCTGGTGGAAAAAAACGAACTGCAGGCTTACCGAATTGCCGGCCAGTTTTTGCGCCTTAAAAAAAGCGAAATCTTGGCTTTAAAAAGCAAGGGGACCGTTGCGGTTGAAACAGCGCAAATTGCGTACACTCCGGCCGAGCGCCTGCGTGATTTTATTTATTTTAATGATTTTTACATCTTAGCGGTCGCCGTTATTTTAATCCTTCTCTATATCATCTTCTATGTGGTCTAA
- a CDS encoding thermonuclease family protein, producing the protein MKKNNILTIVFITVLSIVPLAAFAQESLNPLIEKSAPVQWLKVDRVRSTDTLVLDNGQKVQLIGLNAIDVPQRKDVKRNSYNIIIEEVDPVATLEEQGMDFVNSLLTGEKVRIELDAQTRNDDGIMLAYVFLEDGTFVNEKILSEGYAAFKTIPPNTKYEDVLRRAYQQARSEKRGIHGE; encoded by the coding sequence ATGAAAAAAAATAATATCCTTACCATTGTCTTCATCACCGTCTTGTCTATTGTCCCTCTCGCAGCCTTTGCTCAAGAAAGCTTAAATCCTTTGATCGAAAAATCCGCGCCAGTGCAGTGGCTCAAAGTAGACAGAGTAAGGTCGACCGATACGCTGGTTTTAGACAATGGTCAAAAAGTGCAGTTGATCGGGCTCAATGCGATCGACGTTCCCCAAAGAAAAGACGTTAAGCGAAATTCCTATAACATCATCATTGAAGAAGTCGACCCCGTGGCAACCCTAGAAGAGCAAGGTATGGATTTTGTTAATTCACTTTTGACCGGGGAAAAAGTCCGCATCGAGCTAGACGCGCAAACCAGAAATGATGACGGAATAATGTTAGCGTATGTTTTCTTAGAAGACGGCACCTTTGTTAATGAAAAAATACTTAGCGAAGGATACGCCGCGTTCAAGACGATCCCACCGAACACAAAGTATGAAGATGTTTTACGCCGCGCGTATCAACAAGCCCGCAGTGAAAAGCGGGGAATACACGGCGAATAA